In Saccharomyces paradoxus chromosome XVI, complete sequence, the genomic stretch TTCTAGATGCCTCTTTAATCAACCCTCACGACCACTCGAAACTATATtcaacaaatcaaaaaattagtAAAAGCATTCTCCCTTTTTGGCCTCTTCTCCTTTCTCTTATTAACAGTTATCattaacattttttattttcagttCTACCGCAGCATTATTGCATTATTAATTTTAGAGAGagatttttcttggaaGAATGGAAAAAGTCCACGATTTTTTcgaaaataaattttatattaCATACATTTTAATAAAACAGttcaaatttataaatACAAACCAAAACATAAAATGGAGGAagttttcattgttttccaTTTGTGGAATCATAACATACAGACATTACTCAGTTTTCCAACTCATCTAACTCAAAGTCCGATGTAGAAAGTAACTCGGCAGTAGCTACAACGTTTTGTTTGGAGGCCCTCATGTTGATGACCCATATAGTAGAACTAACGATGACCGCCATACCACACCACGTCCATATGTTTGGCCAGTGGTGAAATAGCACAACATCCCAGAAAACAGCATATATAACTTGAGTATAAGTCATTAATGAACCCCTGCCTGCACGCTCCCTTTGAATTCCCATCGTTAATAGGATTTGGTGGATGAAACCAGAAACACCCAAGTTCAGGAACAATCCCCACTGTTTCCACGAATGAGGCAGCTGTAAAGTCATCGAGGGAATAAGAAACACACCAAGTGCCGCCACAACAGTAGTGACCAACGAGAAATAGCTAACACTCATGATGGCATGTGCCTTGTTACCGATATACCTTATAATAATGTAAACACTACTCAATCCGCAAACCCCCAATAAACTCACTCCGATAGCAATGAGTCTTAATTTAGGATTTTGAGTTTCGACAATATCGTCCTGTGAAGCTTCCTGCCCCTGGGTTTGCTCGCCAAACAGAAATGTAGGTCGAATGATTAACACGACtccagaaaatgaaattagGGACCCCAAGGCTTCAAGCTTACTGAATGGCTCACccaacaataaaaatgaaaggaaaatggTTAGGGTTGGCGACATGAAGGTGATTAAGACAGCGTCACTAATACTTAAATAcattaaagaaaagtacATTCCAAAAACACCAAAAAACCCCATTATACCTCGAAGTATCAACCATTTCCTACATGATGCCGGACCCCATGGAATGTCTGGAACACTTTGTTTATTCCAATGCATGTATACGAGCGTGCAACAGTACGTAATGGACATTCTTACTAGCAGAATTTGTAGAGGATTAATTCTTGATTGCGAAGTTTCTAGTGGGTCATTTTCTAGGACTTTGGTAGAAACTACCATAGaagagttgaaaaaataagacaCTATAAGTAAGATAAGCCCATAATTGGGCTTTAGGTAATCTTTACTAATTCTTTGCAGCGTCATTGAGATAGGAGGTGTTTATTCTACTTTTCTATAGTAGTCCCTTCGGTGGACGTAATAATTTGATAGTTTTCCCTACCtcctttgttttttttttcagatgaCTCAATTAGTGactaaggaaaaaaggacTTTATATGAAAGTCAAAATTCTATAAAATGTGCTATAAATAACTTTTAAAATCAAGTATAAAAGTAAAACCGTTACCTTCTTTTGGAAGGTTTAGTAGTCGTATCTCTTTCAATGATTCCACCTGTATCCTCTAGACGCTCTTCCTCAAGGGTCACCTGGTCTCTTCTTTCCCACC encodes the following:
- a CDS encoding uncharacterized protein (similar to YPL264C), giving the protein MTLQRISKDYLKPNYGLILLIVSYFFNSSMVVSTKVLENDPLETSQSRINPLQILLVRMSITYCCTLVYMHWNKQSVPDIPWGPASCRKWLILRGIMGFFGVFGMYFSLMYLSISDAVLITFMSPTLTIFLSFLLLGEPFSKLEALGSLISFSGVVLIIRPTFLFGEQTQGQEASQDDIVETQNPKLRLIAIGVSLLGVCGLSSVYIIIRYIGNKAHAIMSVSYFSLVTTVVAALGVFLIPSMTLQLPHSWKQWGLFLNLGVSGFIHQILLTMGIQRERAGRGSLMTYTQVIYAVFWDVVLFHHWPNIWTWCGMAVIVSSTIWVINMRASKQNVVATAELLSTSDFELDELEN